From Paralcaligenes sp. KSB-10:
CGCACACCGCCAAACGTGCCGCGTATCAATTGCCACAAGCGCTCCCGGAACACCCACATGACGGCCAGTATGGACCCGAACTGGATCACCACTTCGAAGACTTTGGCGTCGTTCGAGGAAAAATGAATCCAGTCGCCAATCAACAGCAGGTGCGCGGTGCTTGATACCGGAATGAATTCGGTAAAACCTTCAATAATGCCCAGAAACAAGGCCTTGATAAAATAAAACGTGCTTTCGGTCATACATCCTCAAGACATAAAGAAAATCGTCACTCGACAGGGGAGCAATCCGGCGCCACACGCTAATCCTGATCGTCGATATCGTCGATCTGCGATCCATGCTGGCGTTCGATCTGCACAGTAGCGATGCGCCGTCCATCCAGACGCAGTACTGTAAACCGGTAAGTGGCGTAAGGTTGTTTCAATTCGCAGCTATCGCCCGGAGCGGGCAGATGCCCAAAACGCTCCAGCAAATATCCAGCCAGGGTCGAATAGCCTTCGTCGTCATCGACCAGGCCTTCGGTATTCAGCACCTGCTCCAGATGATGCAAGTCGGCCGCGCCATCGACACGCCAGCGATCATCGCCTTCGGCAACAATGTCGGGAGTTTCATCCTCATCGGGGAATTCGCCGGCGATCGCCTCGAATACATCAATAGGCGTGACCACCCCTTCGATTTCGCCGAACTCATCGGTAACCAGGACCAGTTGGCCGCGCGAGCGCTTGAGTGTATCCATCAGTCGCAGAACGCCTATGGATTCGTGCACAATGATGGGATCGCGCAGGCGCGACAGTTTGATATTTCCCTGCGTGATCAGGTCGGCGATCATTTCCTTGGCGCGGCCTATACCGATGACCTCGTCCAGCGAACCCCGGCATACCGGAAAAAAGCTGTGCGGCGCCTTGGCAATCTGCTGGCGCAGCGTGGCCGGCGCATCGTCCAGGTTGATCCAGGAAACATCCGTGCGCGGCGTCATGATCGAGTGTATGGAACGATCCGCCAGCGTCAGCACGCCGCTGACCATATTGCGTTCCTCCACGCCGAACACAGGCACCGGCGCCTCGGATACCTCAGCCTGCTGCTCGGGGCCTTCTATCGGGCGCTTGCCCAACATGCGAAGCACGCCCTCTGCCGTTCGCTCCCGCATGGGGCGCTTGGCATCCACGCGCCGCAAGTTGCGGCGCGCAATCTGGTTGAGGGCTTCGATACCCACCGAAAAACCAATGGCGGCATACAGATAGCCCTTGGGCACGGGAAAATCGAAGCCTTCGGCCACCAGTGAAAAGCCGATCGTCAATAAAAACCCCAGGCACAGGACCACAACGGTGGGATGGGCGTTGACAAAACGCGTCAAGGGCTTGGACGCTACCAGCATGACGCCTATGGCAATGATGACTGCCATCATCATGATGGCCAGGTGATCGACCATGCCCACGGCGGTTATTACGGCATCAATGGAAAAAACCGCATCCAGAATCACGATTTGCGTGACGATGACCCAGAAACTGGCATGCAGGCGCGAACCCGACACGTGCGCGGTGCGCCCCTCTATACGCTCGTGCAGCTCGATCGTGCCTTTGAACAGCAGGAAAAAACCGCCCACGATCAGTATCAGATCGCGCGCCGAAAAAGCCAGGGGGCCGGCAGAAAACAAGGGGTCTGTCAGTTTGATGAGCCACGACATCACCGACAGCAGCAACAGGCGCATGACCAGCGCCAGCGACAATCCCATTACCCGGGCCCGGTCGCGCAGGGCGGGCGGCAGCTTCTCGACCAGAATGGCAATAAAAATTAAATTGTCTATCCCCAGAACAATTTCAAGAACGACCAGGGTTAACAAGCCGACCCATGACGACAGGTCCAGCATCCACTCCATCAGAGAGCTCCGTTAATGGAAAAACAATCGCTTATCGCCACGACAAGCCATACGCCACCGCGTTCGTGCAACACCCCGCTTATGCCTGGACGTAGCTCAGCATCTGGGTGAATATTTTGGGGCTGGCCGCCAGCACGCTGCCGCTTTTCATCCAGCCCTGCTCGCCGTCGAAATCGGCAATCAGGCCGCCCGCCTCAAGTACGAGCAGACTTCCGGCGGCGACATCCCATGGCTTCAGATTGACACCGCAAAAGCCATCGAAACGGCCACTGGCCACATAGGCCAGATCAAGCACGGTGGACCCAACGCGACGCGCGCTGGCGCATTCAGACAAGAGGCTGGAAAACTGCGAAGACAGAGTGGCCCCCCCCGCCGACCCGGGCACATGGGCGCTGAGCAGGGCATCGTGATAGCGGGACTGTCCCGATACGCGAATGCGGCGATCATTCAAAAAAGCGCCGCCGCCACGACTGGCGGTGAACAGTTCATTGCGGGACGGATCGTATACGACGGCCTGGGTAATTTGCCCGCGATGGGCCAGGGCAATCGACACCGCATACACGGGAAAACCGTGGATGAAGTTGGTGGTACCGTCCAGGGGATCGATAATCCATTGGAATTCAGCTTGAGCATCGGCATTTTGGCCTGGGGCCAGTTGCAGGCCGGACTCTTCGCCCAAAAAGCCATGATCGGGATATGCTGTACGCAAAACGTCGATAATGGCTTCTTCAGCCGCCTGGTCGACTTCCGTGACATAATCTTTAGGCCCTTTGCGTGCCACTTGCAAACGTTCCAGGTCAAGACTGGCGCGGTTGATAATCGTGCCGGCACGGCGTGCCGCCTTGATGGCGGTGTTGAGCATCGGGTGCATAAAATTCCGTATTAAACAAAAAGATCGTAAGTGCTTAGCTTAACCAAATTTGGCCTGAACAAGGCCTAAATAGTCAGTCAACACCTTATGGAAACCAGTTATTTTAAATGACTCAGGCATTTTCACGCGTTCGCTTCATTATGGTGCATCCCAGCCACCCGGGAAATGTCGGCGCGGCGGCACGCGCCATCAAGACAATGGGGTTCCAGAATCTCTGCCTGGTTGCCCCTCGATTCCCCGATGTGCTCGACCTTCCTGAAGCGCATTCCCTGGCCAGCGGAGCCGGCGACGTGCTCGCCGCGGTCAGTATTGTTCCAACGCTGGCCGAGGCCCTGGCTCCGGTCACCCTGGCCTTCGCCTTGACGGCCAGGGCACGGATGCTGGGCCCTCCCGCCTGCGACATTCGCGAAGCCGCCGGCTTGGGCTGCCAGCACCTGAATTCATACCCGGACGGGCAAATCGCCATCGTTCTGGGCACGGAACGGTCCGGGCTGACCAACGACGACATCTCCCTGTGCCAGCGCATTTGCCACATACCGGCCAATCCGGAATACAGTTCGCTCAATGTGGCGCAGGCTCTGCAACTGGCTGCCTGGGAGCTGCGCTATGCGCTTGCTCTCAGCGCATCCCTGCCGCTGCTGCCTCAAACCGAAGGCCACGCACAGGCGGGCGACGAGCCCGCCTCGAATGAAAAAATCCAGGCGCTCATGACACACTGGGAACAGGCTCTGGTCAGCGTCCAGTTTCTGGATCCCTTGCACCCCAAAAAGCTCATGCCGCGCATGCGCCACATGTTCGCGCGCAATGCGCTCAGCAAAGACGAAGTCGATATGCTGCGCGGACTATGCACGGCCATGATAAAAACGGCAAACAAGTCATAGCCATATACTGGAATATCCGACAAAATATATGGTTTAGCCTGTAATGCAAACAAGGCTGCATTAAGATTCCCCCTATGCTGACACAACTACGCGAAGATATTTCCTGCATTCTCGAGCGCGACCCCGCCGCTCGCAGCCGTCTGGAAGTCCTGACCTGTTATCCGGGCCTGCATGCGATTCTCGTGCATCGCCTGGCACACCGCCTATGGCG
This genomic window contains:
- a CDS encoding TerC family protein — translated: MEWMLDLSSWVGLLTLVVLEIVLGIDNLIFIAILVEKLPPALRDRARVMGLSLALVMRLLLLSVMSWLIKLTDPLFSAGPLAFSARDLILIVGGFFLLFKGTIELHERIEGRTAHVSGSRLHASFWVIVTQIVILDAVFSIDAVITAVGMVDHLAIMMMAVIIAIGVMLVASKPLTRFVNAHPTVVVLCLGFLLTIGFSLVAEGFDFPVPKGYLYAAIGFSVGIEALNQIARRNLRRVDAKRPMRERTAEGVLRMLGKRPIEGPEQQAEVSEAPVPVFGVEERNMVSGVLTLADRSIHSIMTPRTDVSWINLDDAPATLRQQIAKAPHSFFPVCRGSLDEVIGIGRAKEMIADLITQGNIKLSRLRDPIIVHESIGVLRLMDTLKRSRGQLVLVTDEFGEIEGVVTPIDVFEAIAGEFPDEDETPDIVAEGDDRWRVDGAADLHHLEQVLNTEGLVDDDEGYSTLAGYLLERFGHLPAPGDSCELKQPYATYRFTVLRLDGRRIATVQIERQHGSQIDDIDDQD
- a CDS encoding inositol monophosphatase family protein — protein: MHPMLNTAIKAARRAGTIINRASLDLERLQVARKGPKDYVTEVDQAAEEAIIDVLRTAYPDHGFLGEESGLQLAPGQNADAQAEFQWIIDPLDGTTNFIHGFPVYAVSIALAHRGQITQAVVYDPSRNELFTASRGGGAFLNDRRIRVSGQSRYHDALLSAHVPGSAGGATLSSQFSSLLSECASARRVGSTVLDLAYVASGRFDGFCGVNLKPWDVAAGSLLVLEAGGLIADFDGEQGWMKSGSVLAASPKIFTQMLSYVQA
- a CDS encoding RNA methyltransferase, giving the protein MTQAFSRVRFIMVHPSHPGNVGAAARAIKTMGFQNLCLVAPRFPDVLDLPEAHSLASGAGDVLAAVSIVPTLAEALAPVTLAFALTARARMLGPPACDIREAAGLGCQHLNSYPDGQIAIVLGTERSGLTNDDISLCQRICHIPANPEYSSLNVAQALQLAAWELRYALALSASLPLLPQTEGHAQAGDEPASNEKIQALMTHWEQALVSVQFLDPLHPKKLMPRMRHMFARNALSKDEVDMLRGLCTAMIKTANKS